The DNA sequence ACCGCAAGACCCCACTCTCATGTGCGTTAACtccatgacacgagcaatccactagagttggaaTTTAGCACTCCGCTGGGGAACCACAacaacccctcacaaatatcacctaGATTAggggcggacacaatcaccaaatcccctcaccaatcaatccaacaccaaccgtctaggtgacgacaatcaccaagagtaacaagaaatccacaatcCCAACAATCAACTAGTGCCACAAATATGAATCACAAATGCATAAACACTAGGGTTTCCCAACTCCTCTCACCAAAGAGTACCAACCATGGgaatggagaggagagggaggagatccTCTTGGAGCTCTCAAATCGATCTGTAGAGCTTTctctctcacttgaatggagcacaaatCCTTGGGAGTGAGAGAGGAGAAGGGGAGAGCTTTTCTTTTCTTGGAGTTCTTCAAGAGAGCAAGAATGGGGAATAGATTGAGGAGGAAGAAAGGAAGGGGTGAAACCCGACCTTATCCTCTGCCAGCCACTCATCCGATCGTTGCAGCACCCCAATCTCGCGAGAAATTCCAGTGCGGGTAGGAAAAAATTCCAGGCGCACACACTTTTGACCGTTGGCGTGGGTGAACTCCAGTACTGAAAAATTTCCAATGCGGGGGAGCTAAAATTCCAACCGACCCCTCTCTGTTGCAAGCACAAATACCAGAATATCCAGGTAGGGTAGAGAATAACTCCGATCGACCCCATGCTGTTTGGGCAAGACTACTAGCTCGGTTTTCCAACTCAAAACCCCTTTTTAAAGTGCTAACTTTCCCACCAAGTACCAAAAACAATTGAGCACttaagttagcattttcacaaataattgTTAGGGTTTTCTCATGTATtatcaccacgtcactaagcgcaatgcatatgcaaaaaagactcacacttagtggcactggataaccattgcaattaaagatttcccctctttataatacggttatctatcctaagtcCACTCACACCCtctaggtgtcttgagtggcaaaacaaaatggccctattaaaaaatacctttgccttgagcccattttgttttctctttcttcttttcaaagttggagcacttgaatatcataTTTTGGTCATCcccatcaccatgaccatcatctagctccatcacttggtgtgtaccaacctatctttgtatttcactcatgacaaaggttaatacacataggtttcatcaattatccaaaaccaaactagggctttcaaaggggctgatcacctcaggcgaaagggtaaatcatgactcacagtgaaagtgtacaacctctgtagagtgtaaaactgatatatcatccgtgctcacggtcacgagcggccttggaccaatacagaataaataatcactaatggcaaatcattaaatgttattattgttaatatgttgtttatgctattctttattcactttacctgatcatgagtttactatgggtcatgacaacttgatgctactcctatgctaaaattgtgacaactaaaaactacatgcagttgaaccagtgtctaacctttgagcctcatgaaccccatgttacacttgttaagtacgaggtgtacttacacttgtttattttctttatttggataaaaatcccggatgggtaacagatggcatgGATAATGACTACTACCAATACTTCCCTGCGGATTTCTAGTcttgtggtcaaccagttgacgtgcctatgtgatggagcttccatgcaagagttatcttttatttcagctttatttgtgtaaagactctgagttatatcgttatgtaataaacacttgtgatgatactccctataatttgtcggcttatgtgtgattgatctctgggcacacataagGTTTTCCATTCAATTTTGGATGTGAAAAATTGGTATCAGTGcggtgttgactgtaggacgcaagcctaaatAGAAATGGTCATTTTTGTTGTCTTTTCTTCTCTATTTTCATGCTTACCATCTTGCtcttgttatttgctaaaatttttaTGCTTCTACCATCTCACTCTATTATGAAATTATTCCTTCTAATCTAACTTCTCTCCGGTCTATTCTATAGATGGTTCGTGCCAACAAGACCGCTCGTATCTCCACTGGAGGGTATCACCCACCTCGTTACCAATACGAGTATATGGAGCCACAAGAGGAGAGTTCACCGGAACATGAGGAGACCCCACCACCTTCAGATCAAGCATCTGAGCCAGAAATATCGCAAGTGGAGCCTGAACCAGAGGAGGATCCCCAGGAGGTCATACtaatttctgatgatgaagaagaaggcgctCCCGGAGGAGGTCAACCCCCATCACCGCCGCAAGATGGacctgttgaagatgatgaGTCCCCTCCCATAGGGTGGACTAGAAAGGTGTACCACAAGGCTTCGTGCAACGCTCCGTCGCATCACCGGCTGGTGGGAATGTTGGAGACTTACTTCTCTGACTGGGATGCAATAGTGGAGTATTCATGCATCGAGTATACGCACCCCCTGGAGAACACCTACTGGAAGTCCAGGGTGCTGATCTTTCCCAAGGATGTGGAGAAAGAAGCATACCTGAAGGACTGTGGCTACCGCCATGATGGACATAGAGCTACTATGGGAGACAGCATGGAGGAAGCAGCTTTCACAGCATGTTTGTTCCTCCGTGAGCAAAGTTTCCGTAACATACGGTGGGATCTACACCGTTATCTACCCCGCCTAGACCCGGAACATGGATGGGGAATACTGGAGCCAACAGATTTAGACCCAATCTCCCGAGTGATGGTGTAATTTGCTCATGAGATGGTGGAAAAGCATCTGAAATTGCAAGACATGGTGATAGCACAAGGAAAGGCTCTCAAGAGGTGCTACAAGATGATTGACGACCATCGCGAGAGGGAAGGACAGCCCAAGATCTATGGGAAGcttgactatgaaccacacCCTTAGTGTTGGAAGTCCCTAGTTTGTAATAAGCCGTTAGAAGCGCAAGTGAGTCGAGTCAAGTTAGTGTGGTGTGCTTTTTGTTATGCTTAGTTgctttgttattatgtttatgagtgagttggatctttgtaatgagtgctgggacttTGTAGGCATGTCTACAAGTTCCATAGTTTAGGTTATTAAGGATTAAGGTTTaatgaataaatagttgggttggtATATCTGTCTTTCCTGTTTCCTTTCTTTAAACCAATCTGTCTTAATAATTTTACTCAGAAAAATCAGTTCGACCAAAAATTATGGAAATATTATGAGAATAACTAGACTTAAGCATCTTTCCTATGCCGCTGGAATCGCCATTTTATCTCATCTGGGCCGAGAGATATGAATGTTGAAAACAGAGGTTCCTGTGCAGTTTGAGTTCTGGGACAGTTTCGATTGGAGACAGTTTATGGCTAATTTAATATCTGAATCTGAATTTGTGCTCTAAATAAACGTTGTAGaaaatttcttaagctttccaacCCTCAAAGTTTCGCCTCTGTTGGACTTTTATATCTCGAGTTATGATTGTTTTACTGAACTGCTGGCACTGGACTCACTCAGAAAATTTTCAGAATTGCAAACTTGTTCTTGAATGTCTATAATTTGGGAGATTCTAAAGTTCTGCATGTTATGACAGATGCCGCCAAGAGGTAGAGGACGTGGAAGGGGTGTTCCACTCAACCCACCTGCCACCATCGAACAGCTACTAGCAGTCCAGACGCAGCTTATGGAAGCCCTGGTGAATAACCAACAAAATCATCCAATCGGAGGGGCACCACCGCGTGATAAGCGGGGTGAATTTTTGAAAGGTCATCCCCCTGTGTTCACACACACGACTGATCCACTAGAGGCAGATGACTGGCTTCGTGCAGTGGAGAAGCAACTCAACATAGCACAGTGTGATGATAGGCAGAAGGTGTTGTTCGCAtctggacaacttcagggagaagctcagacatggtgggagtcgtttGAGTATGGACGACCTCCCAATGCACCGGCTATCACATGGCTGGAGTTCAAGGTGAACTTTAGGTCCTACCACATACCAGAAGGGTTAATAGAACTGAAGGCAGAGGAGTTCCGAAGTTTGAAGCAGGGATCTATGACAGATCCAGAGTACCGGGACAAGTTTGCTCAGTTGTCGCGCTATGCTCCCAATGAGGTGGCTAATGATGCTGATAAAAAGCGCCTCTTTCTGAAGGAATTGTATGATGGGCTCCAACTCCAACTGATGTCTAATGAATACCCCAACTATCAGACGCTTGTGAACCTGGCTATCGTAGTGGATAACAAGCGTAAGGAGATGGATGCTAAAAGGAAGAGGATGCACGGACAGGCCTCTGGAAGTAATACTCGTCCACGCACCAACCAGCAGCAGGGTTCTCAGCAAAGGTACCATGGCCACCTTCACAGTGGAATCATGGTCAGTACCCCAGCGCAACCAGTTCCAGCAGCGGCCGCAGAACCAGCAGAATCAGCAGCAGGGCAACCAGCAGATATCACGCCAGGGTATGCCTAGCAACACTCCAATGAAGACTAGTGCCCCCAACACCCCCAACAAGTGTTTCCGCTGTGGTAAAGAGGGTCACCTGTCATATCACTGCCCTGAAAAGCAAAATCAGCAGACCCCCTAGAAGCAGAATAGCCACCAGAAGTCAGCTCCTAATACAGGAAGGTTTAATCATATGTCTTTTGAGACAGCACAGCAGGAACCGGAGGTCATGCTCGGACGTTCGaagtcaactctatccctgcatCTGTTCTTTTTGATTCTAGGGCTTCGCAtactttcatatcacaagcatttgttagaataCATAGCTTACCCTTATGTGCCATGAAGAATCCCATACTAGTAAACTCACCAGGGGGAAGTATGCAAGCTTCTTATAGTTGCCTCCCACTTACATTAactctaaggggggtagagttcaagATATGcccgattgtgttgagagcatcTGGTATAGATGTGATTTTGGGAATGGATTTTATGAAACAACAAGATGCTTCAATTCAGTGTAAAGGAAATGCAGTTGCACTAACAACACCAAAAGGGGACAGGATCTGTGTGGAAGTTGCAGTTCAGCCTCAGCCAACAGCTACAGTGAACCAGCTTGATAACAGTGTCAATCAGGAGGACCCGGTTGTTGATGAGTTTCCAGACGTGTTCCATGAtgatttgccaggtatgccacctaaccgtgacattgagtttattattgaattattacCTGGCACTACACCTATAGCTAAACGTCCATGagaatgggggttaaagaattagaagaacttaagaaataaataaaggagTTGCAGGAGAAAGGTTTCATTCGTCCTAGCTCTTCACCTTGGGGAGCACCAGTGATTTTTGtcgataagaaagatggtacgcagaggatgtgtgtagactaccggtcactcaatgaggtcacaatcaagaataaatatccattgcctagaattgatgatttgtttgatcagttgagaggtgcttgtgtgttttccaagattgatcttcgttctgggtaccatcagctgAAGATTCGTGCCACTGATATACCAAAGATAGCATTTACGACCCGGTATGGTTTGTATGAGTACACAGTGATGTCTTTCAGTCTGACCAATGCTCCTGCCTactttatgtacctgatgaataagGTGTTCATTGAatttcttgataagtttgtggtggtgtttatTGATGACATATTGGTATTCTCCAAGACTGAGCGAGAGCATCCTGAGCATCTGAGGTTAGTCTTGCAGAAGCTTCGGGAACACAAGTTATATGCCAAGCGGAGTAAGTGCGAGTTTTGGCAGGAAGAAGTTTCCTTTCTAGGCCATGTTGTTTCTAATGGTGGAATAGCTGTGGATCCAAGCAAGGTGAAGGACGTGCTt is a window from the Sorghum bicolor cultivar BTx623 chromosome 5, Sorghum_bicolor_NCBIv3, whole genome shotgun sequence genome containing:
- the LOC110435933 gene encoding uncharacterized protein LOC110435933, which translates into the protein MPPRGRGRGRGVPLNPPATIEQLLAVQTQLMEALVNNQQNHPIGGAPPRDKRGEFLKGHPPVFTHTTDPLEADDWLRAVEKQLNIAQCDDRQKVLFASGQLQGEAQTWWESFEYGRPPNAPAITWLEFKVNFRSYHIPEGLIELKAEEFRSLKQGSMTDPEYRDKFAQLSRYAPNEVANDADKKRLFLKELYDGLQLQLMSNEYPNYQTLVNLAIVVDNKRKEMDAKRKRMHGQASGSNTRPRTNQQQGSQQRYHGHLHSGIMVSTPAQPVPAAAAEPAESAAGQPADITPGYA